One Streptosporangium sp. NBC_01495 DNA window includes the following coding sequences:
- a CDS encoding serine/threonine-protein kinase, producing MVPGYREVRELGVGGGGRVVLATYAPTGAYVAIKYLNATLKDDHRFLARFRAEARVMVELQDPNVVQLYEYYEDVLEAAIVMELVDGVALRGILSEHGSTSPEAALTVLKGSLLGLAFAHSAGVVHRDYKPENVLIQADGGSKLADFGIAAHIGEAGGIAGTPAYMAPEQWEGAPASTATDVYAATCVFFECLTGRRPYLADHRVVLMHRHRHEPIPVEEVPSSVRGLVTRGMAKNPVDRPRSARAFLEELEAAAQAAYGPEWEQRGRRHLAELATLLALAFPLAKPAPKAGSSVAQTVLGRVGRVRRVRRPRLGPRTLAGLGVITVAMTAGVIAANRPQDRLSADTIFTPPPSSAMIEETPAQRRRSQVSAPPEPSPGPGRPSGGAAARRPGSPSNGANPGQVTSPPSQVPSSTRTVVPSSPSTPSPPSPTGSQPPPPLPTRTRTPAPTRPPTPTPVPTSTRPPVPDPTGTGAPGSVHTVSGLRVVGIDAHGTTVGFRASTTGNVAVTVTFAEGPDRDRLVRAASRTSVIGGLRTYSHTVPHTFTAPACGQTLYRRVTVSTVPRSSGGTAGRTERVRGEPCAPPAVSITSFDGTTVGFRVKTSGPSAVTVRLEFAQRLGGTRETPGGGTRELELSGDTEYEREVTGEFADPPRCGGYVTRLVTITTVPEGDTPSRAVRIDLPSCAPDPGTGPDSDSDADAGPDTGPAPDTGTDPDTDPGPREPRNSERPTGDEPGLVDIDLGIDLGGIL from the coding sequence ATGGTTCCGGGATACCGCGAGGTTCGAGAGCTCGGCGTCGGCGGGGGCGGGCGCGTGGTGCTGGCCACGTATGCCCCCACCGGCGCCTACGTGGCCATCAAGTACCTCAACGCGACCCTCAAGGACGATCACCGCTTCCTGGCGCGCTTCCGCGCGGAGGCGCGCGTCATGGTGGAGCTGCAGGACCCGAACGTGGTCCAGCTCTACGAGTACTACGAGGACGTGCTCGAGGCCGCGATCGTGATGGAGCTGGTCGACGGGGTCGCGCTCAGGGGGATCCTGTCCGAGCACGGCAGCACGAGCCCGGAGGCGGCGCTGACCGTGCTCAAGGGCTCGCTGCTCGGCCTGGCCTTCGCGCACTCGGCCGGGGTCGTGCACCGCGACTACAAGCCGGAGAACGTGCTGATCCAGGCCGACGGCGGCAGCAAGCTGGCCGACTTCGGCATCGCCGCCCACATCGGGGAGGCCGGTGGGATCGCCGGCACCCCGGCCTACATGGCTCCCGAGCAGTGGGAGGGGGCGCCGGCGAGCACGGCGACCGACGTCTACGCGGCCACGTGCGTGTTCTTCGAGTGCCTCACGGGGCGCAGGCCCTATCTCGCCGACCACCGCGTCGTGCTGATGCACCGCCACCGGCACGAGCCGATCCCGGTGGAGGAGGTGCCGAGCTCGGTACGCGGGCTGGTCACGCGGGGCATGGCCAAGAATCCGGTGGACCGGCCGCGGAGCGCGCGGGCGTTCCTGGAGGAGCTGGAGGCGGCGGCGCAGGCGGCGTACGGGCCGGAGTGGGAGCAGCGCGGGCGGCGGCACCTGGCCGAGCTCGCCACGCTGCTGGCACTGGCGTTCCCGCTGGCCAAGCCCGCGCCGAAGGCCGGCTCCTCGGTCGCCCAGACGGTGCTCGGCCGGGTGGGGCGGGTGAGGCGGGTGCGCCGCCCCCGGCTGGGCCCCAGGACCCTGGCCGGGCTGGGGGTGATCACCGTCGCGATGACCGCCGGTGTGATCGCGGCCAACCGGCCGCAGGACCGGCTCTCCGCCGACACGATCTTCACCCCGCCGCCCAGTTCCGCGATGATCGAGGAAACCCCAGCGCAGCGGCGGCGGAGCCAGGTGTCGGCGCCGCCGGAGCCCTCCCCCGGCCCTGGCCGCCCCTCGGGGGGCGCCGCCGCCAGGAGGCCCGGCTCCCCCTCGAACGGCGCGAACCCCGGCCAGGTCACCTCGCCCCCCTCACAGGTCCCGTCCTCCACTCGGACGGTGGTCCCCTCATCTCCCTCGACCCCCTCGCCTCCCTCGCCGACCGGTTCGCAGCCGCCGCCCCCGCTGCCCACACGCACCCGGACCCCGGCCCCCACCCGCCCGCCCACGCCGACGCCCGTGCCCACGTCCACCCGCCCGCCGGTGCCCGACCCCACGGGGACGGGGGCACCGGGGTCCGTGCACACGGTCAGCGGACTGAGGGTCGTGGGGATCGACGCGCACGGGACCACGGTCGGCTTCCGGGCCTCCACCACGGGGAACGTCGCGGTGACCGTCACCTTCGCCGAGGGACCCGACCGTGACCGGCTCGTCCGGGCGGCCTCGCGCACCTCCGTGATCGGCGGGCTGAGGACCTACTCCCACACCGTCCCGCACACCTTCACCGCCCCCGCCTGCGGGCAGACCCTCTACCGCCGGGTCACGGTCTCCACCGTGCCGCGTTCCTCGGGCGGGACGGCCGGCCGCACCGAGCGGGTCCGCGGCGAGCCGTGCGCGCCGCCCGCGGTCTCGATCACCTCCTTCGACGGCACCACGGTCGGTTTCCGGGTGAAGACCTCCGGCCCCTCGGCGGTGACCGTGCGGCTCGAGTTCGCCCAGCGGCTCGGGGGCACGCGCGAGACGCCGGGCGGCGGCACGCGGGAGCTGGAGCTGTCCGGCGACACCGAGTACGAGCGGGAGGTGACCGGGGAGTTCGCCGATCCGCCCCGGTGCGGGGGTTACGTCACCCGGCTGGTGACAATCACCACCGTTCCCGAGGGCGACACGCCCTCCCGGGCCGTCCGGATCGACCTACCCTCCTGCGCCCCCGACCCGGGCACCGGCCCGGACTCGGACTCGGACGCGGACGCGGGCCCGGACACCGGCCCTGCCCCGGACACGGGCACGGATCCGGACACGGACCCTGGTCCGCGGGAGCCTCGGAACTCGGAACGGCCCACCGGGGACGAGCCGGGCCTGGTGGACATCGACCTGGGCATCGACCTGGGCGGCATCCTGTGA